The Lolium perenne isolate Kyuss_39 chromosome 6, Kyuss_2.0, whole genome shotgun sequence genome segment GTTTGGTTCTGTGTGCGCACTCGCATTGTTATATAGCACGGGTTTTAAAGCACCCCTCGGACAGGCCCGGAGGAACGCCAAGTTTGATAGTTTCTCCAGGATCAGGTCTTGGCAAGACGAAAATCGATAACGCCGTTCGCGCGGGAGCTCCACCTCGGCATGGCGGGAGAAGCCGAAATCCCAGTAGCGTTGCGCGGCAAAGGTAGGGGTAACCTCCCTCTTCGGTTACCCTCTCCATTATCCCCCTCCCAAATTTTGCAATCCCCCAATTTCCTTaccgccggcggcggcgacccAGATCTAGCAGCGCGCATCTACCTTCGGTCACCGACGCCGGATCAGGGTCATCTTCTCCAGCCGCGGCAGAGTTTGCGCACATCTGCGGCGGCTTTCGGCCGTGTCCATCGTCCGCCATGACGGAGGTAAGGGGAAACTCCTCTACTCTACTGTAGTGTTCGATTCATGTTCGAAAAACTAGTTGGATTCGATAAGACCGTTCATAATGCATAGATCTTGTTTGAGTAGACCGACCAGCTCCAGCTTGTGCATCACGTCGCAGCACTCATCATTTGCGTACAAGCCTGGATCATGATGGTGCATAAGAGAGCAGTTATGCATGCTGCTTATCCTCGTGTGACATGCAGACCTATGTTAAAACGAGATCATGAGAGGATTGCCAACCTAAACAACATCTGCAACTGCAACAACGTAGAGGCCATCCAGATGCTACGGATGAGAAGAGCCCCTTTCTATGCACTTGTGAAATCGTTCAGGGAAAGAGGACGGCTGACTGATAGCATCCACACATCTGTCGAAGAACAAGTCGCAGTGTTTCTTCATGTGGTCGGTCATAACCAGAGGTTCAGAGTCATCCATAACACATTCAGGCGATCCACAGAGACTATCTCTCGGTACTTCCAGCAGGTGTTGTACGCCATTGGGGAGCTCAGAGGTGAAATGATCAAGCCAGCATCAATGAACACACCAACCAAGATCAAGAACAGCTACAGGTGGTTCCCCTATTTCAGGGTGAGTACAAAATCATGTTCCTTCTACCTATCATATGTGTCATACTGTCAGAAACATGATTGTGTGCTAATCTTTTTTACAGGATTGCATTGGGGCTATTGATGGTACTCATGTCACTGCAAAGGTACCGAGATCAATGTCTGCAGCATTCCGCGGGAGGAAGCACTACATCAGCCAGAACGTGCTAGCGGATGTGGATTTCGATATGAGGTTCACCTACGTGCTTGCTAGGTGGGAGGGTTCAGCTCATGATCCAGCATCCTGGCCGACAACTTGTCAAGGCCTGATGGGTTGCAAATCCCTGACGGTAAGTTCTACCTTGGAGATGCTGGATATGCATGACGATCTGGAATTCTACCTcccttcaaaaaaacaaggtaccaCCTCAACGAGTTTTCTGCGAAGCACCGACCTCTGCATGCGAGAGAGTTTTTCAATCTCAGACACTCAAACCTTAGAGCCACCATTGAGAGGGCCTTTGATGCATTGAAGAACAGGTTCAAGGTCCTTGACCATAAACCGTTCCACACGTTTGACACTAAGATAAAGTTGGTCCTTGCGTGCTGCATTCTTCACAACTGGATCCTAGGTTGGGGCGAGGATGAGTTCTTCGAAGAGGTTGTCACTTTTGATGAAGTAGAGACCGACCATGGCGTGGAAGCAGGCGACAATGATGCCTGGAAGGTGAAGATGCAAGAGTGGGCAGACGCAATGTGGGAAGCCAGAGGCAACACCACCATCTGAGAAGAAGTGAAGATGAAGTGAAGAAGTGAAGAAGtggaagtgaagaagaagaagaagtgcagaagaagaagaaaagaagaagtgaagaagaagaagtgcagaagaagaagaaaagaagaagtgaagaagaagaacccctaTGATCCCTTGTTTCTCGAACCTTTTACGATCCTCGTTTGTTGAACAACCCCGTAATGATAAACTGCAATTCGTAGTAGCTAGGGAGCATGGTGTTATTAACTACCATTCGTAGTAGCTATGGATGATTTCGTGAACAGTTTGCAACTATCATGAACTGTGATTTCTGTGTGATGGGAGGTGATAGCATGGTAAGGGTACCCATCGTAGAGAAGAGGTAACCATACACATGTCTGGATGGTACCAAACATGGTAATATCATCTCCATCGAGATTTGGGCTTGGCTGCAGGCAAACAAACAGAAAGTCCTTTTTACCCCAACCGATGCAGTCCGACCTACCAAACAACATGCCTGTTTCGGCCCGTGGCTCGTTCTGAACACGAAGGTGTCCTTACACGACTACGGCAGTGAACCACGAATTAGAACCAGGCAACCAAACGCCCCGTTATTGATAACGATTCTTACTATGAATTCTTCGTTCACCTCACGGCACTGCTTAGCTACAGCTTTTCCTTTCCGGTAAGCTAAATTACGGGTTTTCAAGTAGTAGTACTCAATCTGGACAGACTGATTGGCCGCGATTAGCACAACTGAGAAGCAAGCAAGGCTGAATTGTCGTATACTTCGCGCACAGTCCTTAAGACGTTAACCTAATAACCCTGGCCTGGTCAAACGGACATTCACTCACCGGCGAGGAGTGAAGACAGTCAGCTACGACTACGAGTATGGCGAACCGGTACGAGTGCAGCGGAAAAATAGCAGGAGGTGGCGGAAAAAGCAACAAAACTCATCTAGGTTTCGTCCTCCTCGTTGATCTACTTCGTCTCTGGTGATATTGGGGGTTTAGAGGTGTGGTGAACCACCGTTTTCGTTTTTAATTTAGTTTGTTTTTCAGTCTTTTTTGGGATGGTGAAACAACAATTACATCATAAAATCAGAATAAGTTTATCCTCGCTCGCCCTATCCTTGTTTcggtggtgcatctagcgccGATGGAAGGCGCGTAGAGTTGTGCGCTTGTCAGGTCTCGTAGGATCCGGTTGTTTCGTGTTTGTTGGTGTGGTTTCATGCATGTTAGTCTTTTCCAATCTACGACTTTCACCGTTGGTGATGGTTTCTTCTGTGGTGTTGGTCCTTTGATACCTTAGCATGACTTCTTCTCCCGTCTGTCTACTAAAATAAGTTTTAATGCGATAAACTTTGCCTGACTTCCGCGATGGAGAGGCGGGGACAGCCACACACCTTTGCATCATGCTAGTCATGCTAGTGTATGTAGTCGTCATTAGATGATTCAAGTATCAAtttgtaattttctttattttttaggctatttgtactATTGTTGATAATTATTAGTAGATCGGTGGATTTCTCGAAAAAAAGCTACGACTACGGTACAATTTTTGGTTTTTGAGGGAGGGAGGTTTTTTTTTTTAGAATCTGTTCTGCTGAGGCACCAGATGTGTTCGAACGGGCCACAAGCCCAACTCAAACCCAGCAGAAAACAAAGCAAGCAGCGAGAAACAAACCAGAACTACAGCCCACTTCACAAGGCTTACAATTTACAGACGCTAACTCCAGCTTTGAACGACCGCATGTTCGACGGCCACGCCCACGCAGCGGCATGACAAAGGCGCACGCACTGACGCACACCTAGTCACGTACACACACCCCACAGGGCCACAAATAAGCAAAGACAAGTGTCCACCCATGCAGCGCTGCTCGCAGGAGCTGACCACACTATGCGGTGGCCGACTGCAGTCCTCACCGGACCTCCACCTCGGTGACGTTCCTCTCCCTCCCGGGGACACGCGGCACCGACACGTACAGCACTCCGTCCTTCACCTCCGCCGCGATCCCATCCACCCGCGCGTCCTCCGGGAGGAGCAGGCTCGCGTGGTAGCACCCGTAGCTGCTCGCCGACCACCACTCGCCGCCGTCGCCACCGCCCTCATCCCGCACCGTCTTCTCTCCCCGGATGACCAGCGCGCCGTCCTCCACCGTGACCCGCACGTCATCTTTACCCAGCCCCGGCACCTCGAACCGCAGCCGGTACACCTCCTCATCCTCCCGCACTTTCCCCAGCAGCGGCCGCAGCCGCTCCAGTGGCCGGCTCAGCGTCTCCGCGACATGCGACAGCGCGCTCCCGAGGCCTGCACGTCAATAGGCGGCAGCGTCACAGGCAGTTTCACTTCATTTCGATAGGGAGTAGTAGTACGAGGTAAAGCCCACTATGTACCGTCGACCAGGC includes the following:
- the LOC127307636 gene encoding 23.6 kDa heat shock protein, mitochondrial — translated: MAVVRLCLSKALAGRAPALVRPAAASSHGSLNLRSPFSSEAADGTGKTSRHEVAVADRSVSNTASHWPWGDFRVRDLVPFRLVDGLGSALSHVAETLSRPLERLRPLLGKVREDEEVYRLRFEVPGLGKDDVRVTVEDGALVIRGEKTVRDEGGGDGGEWWSASSYGCYHASLLLPEDARVDGIAAEVKDGVLYVSVPRVPGRERNVTEVEVR